From one Aquicella lusitana genomic stretch:
- the typA gene encoding translational GTPase TypA: MAEKLRNIAIIAHVDHGKTTLVDKLLQQTASLSKKVVNTERIMDSNDLERERGITILAKNTAIKWRDYRINIVDTPGHADFGGEVERILSMVDSVLLLVDAVDGPMPQTRFVTQKAFDRGLRPIVVINKIDRPGARPDWVMDQVFDLFDNLGATNEQLDFPVVYTSALLGYATLDLNQPSDDMTPLFETIVKHVPAPKVDLNGPFQMQISTLDYSSYVGMIGIGRITRGQAKTNMPVTIIDREGKTRQGRILQVLEYLGLERSEVPMANAGDIIAITGIDELKISDTLCDPATVEALPALTVDEPTVSMTFQVNTSPFAGKEGKYVTSRKIRERLAQELLHNVALRVEDTSDPDKFKVSGRGELHLSILIENMRREGYELAVSRPEVITRMVDGEVHEPYETLAIDVPADYQGAIMEKLGSRRGDLKHMSSDDKGRVRLDYVIPSRALIGFHTEFLTLTSGTGIMHHVFSHYGPAAKGEIPHRQNGVLISNQQGTALAYSLFNLQERGRMLIGPQTDVYEGMIVGIHSRDNDLVVNVCKAKQLTNIRAAGSDENIILTPHIQLSLEQALEFIEDDELVEVTPQSIRVRKKFLKEHERKRSGKST, translated from the coding sequence GTGGCAGAAAAATTACGAAATATTGCTATTATTGCGCATGTTGACCATGGCAAAACGACGCTCGTGGACAAATTACTGCAGCAGACGGCTAGCCTTTCTAAAAAGGTAGTGAATACCGAACGGATCATGGACAGTAATGACCTGGAGCGTGAGCGCGGCATTACCATTCTCGCTAAAAATACCGCCATTAAATGGCGGGATTACCGCATTAATATCGTTGATACGCCCGGACATGCTGATTTCGGCGGTGAAGTCGAACGTATTCTTTCTATGGTTGATTCTGTGCTGCTACTCGTCGATGCGGTGGACGGCCCCATGCCGCAAACCCGCTTTGTCACCCAAAAAGCATTTGATAGAGGGCTGCGTCCTATTGTCGTTATTAATAAAATTGACCGCCCAGGGGCACGGCCAGATTGGGTAATGGACCAGGTATTTGATTTGTTTGATAATCTTGGCGCTACAAATGAGCAGCTGGATTTTCCAGTAGTCTATACTTCTGCCCTGCTGGGGTATGCCACACTGGATCTTAACCAGCCGAGCGATGACATGACGCCGCTTTTTGAAACCATCGTCAAACATGTGCCTGCACCTAAAGTAGATCTAAATGGCCCCTTCCAAATGCAGATCAGCACACTCGATTATTCAAGCTATGTGGGCATGATCGGCATTGGCCGAATCACGCGCGGCCAGGCTAAAACCAATATGCCCGTAACCATTATTGACCGTGAAGGCAAGACACGTCAGGGCCGTATTCTGCAAGTGCTGGAATACCTGGGGCTGGAACGCAGTGAAGTCCCGATGGCAAACGCGGGTGATATCATCGCCATCACCGGTATCGATGAATTGAAGATTTCCGACACGCTTTGTGATCCTGCAACGGTTGAAGCCCTGCCCGCTTTAACAGTAGATGAACCCACAGTGAGCATGACTTTCCAAGTCAACACTTCGCCTTTTGCCGGCAAGGAAGGGAAATATGTCACGAGCCGCAAGATTCGTGAACGTTTGGCTCAGGAGTTACTGCACAATGTGGCATTGCGCGTGGAAGACACCAGCGATCCTGACAAATTCAAAGTGTCGGGGCGCGGCGAGTTGCACCTTTCCATTCTGATCGAAAATATGCGCCGCGAAGGATATGAACTTGCTGTATCACGCCCGGAAGTCATTACGCGCATGGTGGATGGCGAAGTTCACGAACCTTATGAAACGCTGGCCATAGACGTACCCGCTGACTATCAGGGCGCCATCATGGAAAAACTGGGCTCACGACGCGGCGATTTAAAACACATGTCTTCTGATGACAAAGGCCGTGTACGACTTGATTATGTGATTCCATCACGTGCACTGATTGGTTTCCATACAGAATTTTTAACATTGACGTCAGGCACAGGGATCATGCACCACGTATTTAGTCACTATGGGCCCGCTGCAAAAGGCGAGATCCCGCACCGACAAAATGGCGTGCTGATTTCGAACCAGCAAGGCACGGCGCTTGCTTACTCGCTTTTCAATTTGCAAGAGCGTGGCCGCATGCTAATTGGTCCTCAAACGGATGTCTATGAAGGCATGATCGTGGGTATTCATTCACGCGATAATGATCTGGTAGTAAACGTCTGCAAGGCAAAACAGTTAACCAACATTCGCGCGGCGGGTTCGGATGAAAACATTATTCTGACGCCGCATATTCAGCTTTCGCTTGAGCAGGCGCTCGAATTTATTGAAGACGACGAACTGGTTGAAGTCACACCGCAATCCATTCGCGTTCGTAAGAAATTCCTGAAGGAACATGAAAGAAAACGCTCTGGCAAAAGTACGTAA
- a CDS encoding pentapeptide repeat-containing protein — protein sequence MQNRIDPCTSLPKDIIQLILSYVPMTQLFTLKRLSKQHNTLIHEVIQIILGRPENVIRTISELPARKAMQFIEYYRETDSYKALVAKHCADSSKMMPAQLICYALTTNDLEPSHPRKKIESADLENAINLMSKQLSKAMEENLRIMLTALQYSEIEDKDIAENFTQSRSVSRLMQAQLIKRQNKQFINFASMDFHALYFKNVNLQGANLAYSNLKGAYLSGANLNEANLTQALLVDACASTISLNNAAFLPPAAFTSVAEFKQALNQVIYREDQPIAALLNEAITKNIISTLSKMGTEASSLFIDTAIELLPEQQGLIDFQQAMASSNYKAAL from the coding sequence ATGCAAAACAGAATTGACCCTTGCACATCGCTGCCAAAAGATATTATTCAGCTAATTCTCAGCTACGTCCCGATGACACAGCTCTTCACACTAAAAAGATTGTCAAAGCAGCACAATACACTTATCCATGAGGTCATTCAGATTATACTTGGCAGGCCGGAAAATGTGATTCGCACTATCAGCGAATTACCCGCACGTAAGGCGATGCAATTTATTGAATACTACCGCGAGACAGATTCTTATAAAGCACTCGTAGCAAAACACTGTGCGGATTCCAGCAAAATGATGCCTGCGCAATTAATTTGTTATGCGCTTACAACCAATGATCTTGAACCTTCTCATCCCCGCAAAAAAATAGAGTCTGCTGATCTCGAAAACGCTATTAACCTGATGAGTAAACAATTGAGTAAAGCGATGGAAGAAAATTTACGGATTATGCTAACGGCCCTTCAGTATAGCGAAATCGAAGATAAAGATATCGCCGAAAATTTTACACAATCACGCTCTGTTAGCAGACTAATGCAAGCCCAATTGATAAAACGCCAGAATAAACAATTTATTAATTTCGCCAGTATGGATTTTCATGCTCTTTATTTTAAAAACGTCAATCTTCAAGGAGCAAATCTTGCTTATTCAAACCTCAAAGGCGCTTATTTGTCAGGGGCAAATTTGAACGAAGCTAATTTGACCCAGGCATTGCTTGTTGATGCTTGTGCGTCGACCATTTCTCTCAACAATGCTGCCTTTCTTCCGCCTGCGGCATTCACCAGCGTTGCTGAATTCAAACAGGCACTCAATCAGGTCATTTATCGTGAAGATCAACCCATAGCAGCTCTACTTAACGAAGCGATAACAAAAAACATAATCAGTACCTTATCGAAAATGGGAACAGAAGCTTCCTCGCTCTTCATTGATACGGCGATTGAATTACTGCCTGAGCAGCAGGGCCTGATCGATTTCCAGCAAGCCATGGCATCGAGTAACTATAAAGCTGCGCTATAA
- a CDS encoding cation:proton antiporter, translated as MTSAFSEFAILLSLSVVVGWIAINLRQPVIFSFIIVGIIAGPGFFDWISAHSELETLASFGVMFLLFIVGLKLDVQVIKTLGSATLILGAAQIGLTTLLGWLLGFAFGMTQASALLVAIALTFSSTVIIIKILSDRYETDSLYGRLSIGILILQDLVAVIAIIILSALNVSAGAYSQLQWEIAALIIKGVGFLAAIGFLMRFIIPYMLEQMAKSRELLVLFAVAWAVVLAVIASTLGFSQEVGGFLAGVSLASTRYREAIASRLETLRNLLLLFFFLNLGASLELGSLANQVFPAIIFSLFVLIGKPLIVMTVMSIMRFRKRTGFLTGLTLGQISEFSLILAALGEGLGFLDKNAAGLITFVALITISLSTYIIAYAGILYEWLTPWLNLFERNVKYREDTYALNHQPPVDVIIYGFGRHGEHMARELVKHGLTILAVDFDPRRIRAWQHEAVLIRYGDAEDGEFIKTLPLSAAKWIVSTIAHHDSNQVLLSSLKDVGYQGKIALSAYQENEVAWMEKAGVDMILIPYKDAASAAADRILEQIFQRELRFT; from the coding sequence ATGACAAGTGCATTTAGTGAATTTGCAATATTATTATCCTTATCCGTTGTGGTTGGATGGATCGCAATCAACCTTCGTCAACCTGTCATTTTCTCATTTATTATTGTTGGAATTATTGCAGGTCCTGGGTTTTTTGATTGGATTTCAGCGCACAGCGAGCTTGAAACGTTGGCAAGCTTTGGTGTGATGTTTTTGCTATTTATTGTTGGTCTTAAGCTCGATGTGCAGGTGATCAAAACACTGGGTTCAGCAACATTAATTTTGGGTGCTGCCCAGATTGGGCTGACTACTTTACTGGGATGGTTGCTGGGATTCGCATTTGGCATGACACAGGCTTCAGCGTTGTTAGTTGCGATAGCGCTTACTTTTTCCAGCACCGTCATTATTATTAAAATACTTTCCGATCGGTATGAAACAGACTCATTGTACGGACGTCTTTCTATCGGCATTCTAATTTTGCAAGACCTTGTCGCTGTTATTGCCATTATTATTTTATCGGCTTTAAATGTCAGTGCGGGCGCTTATTCACAACTGCAGTGGGAAATTGCTGCTTTGATCATAAAAGGCGTTGGCTTTCTTGCCGCCATTGGTTTTTTGATGCGATTTATTATACCCTACATGCTGGAGCAGATGGCTAAATCGCGCGAGCTACTGGTGTTATTTGCGGTTGCATGGGCAGTGGTGCTTGCCGTCATCGCTTCCACGCTGGGCTTTAGTCAGGAGGTCGGTGGATTTTTAGCCGGGGTGTCACTGGCTTCTACACGCTATCGTGAAGCCATTGCTTCGCGGTTGGAAACCTTGCGTAACCTGCTTTTGTTATTTTTCTTCCTTAATCTGGGCGCTTCATTGGAACTGGGTTCTCTCGCGAATCAAGTCTTCCCGGCCATTATCTTCTCTTTGTTTGTGCTGATAGGCAAACCTCTTATTGTCATGACTGTCATGAGTATCATGCGTTTTAGAAAACGCACCGGATTTTTGACGGGATTGACGCTAGGGCAGATCAGTGAATTTTCATTGATACTCGCTGCCTTGGGTGAGGGCCTGGGATTTCTTGATAAAAATGCGGCAGGGTTAATTACATTTGTTGCGCTCATTACCATCAGTCTATCTACTTATATCATCGCCTATGCCGGTATCCTCTATGAATGGTTAACCCCGTGGCTTAATCTCTTTGAGCGTAATGTTAAATACCGTGAAGACACTTATGCGCTGAATCATCAACCGCCAGTGGATGTAATTATTTACGGATTTGGCCGTCATGGAGAACATATGGCCAGAGAATTGGTGAAGCATGGATTGACAATACTGGCGGTTGATTTTGACCCGCGTCGCATTCGAGCATGGCAACATGAAGCGGTTTTAATTCGCTATGGAGATGCTGAAGATGGTGAATTTATCAAAACATTGCCTCTCTCAGCCGCAAAATGGATTGTTAGCACAATAGCGCATCATGATTCCAATCAGGTGCTTTTATCTTCATTAAAAGACGTGGGTTATCAAGGTAAAATTGCTTTGAGCGCCTATCAAGAGAATGAGGTTGCATGGATGGAAAAAGCAGGGGTGGATATGATTTTGATTCCCTATAAAGATGCCGCCTCCGCTGCGGCGGATCGCATACTGGAACAAATTTTTCAGCGTGAGCTGCGATTTACTTAA
- the kdsB gene encoding 3-deoxy-manno-octulosonate cytidylyltransferase, which produces MKILCIIPSRIHSTRLPRKPLLPIQGKPMVQWTYENAKRCAALADVIVATDSMEVAEIITKIGGKAELTDPALPTGSERVAAVAERYPDTDVVINLQGDEPFIQPRMLEQLISPYLSGEMPDMTTLAYPLEKDKYHEPGSVKVITDLHHNAIYFSRSPIPYYRTDHHAPVYNHMGVYAFRRDFLMQYRTLPQTPLEKTESLEQLRVLEHGYKIRVCLTEDKTLEINTPEEYALAQHFEYKHQ; this is translated from the coding sequence ATGAAAATTCTTTGCATTATTCCAAGCCGCATCCACTCCACGCGCCTGCCGCGAAAACCTTTGCTGCCCATACAGGGCAAGCCTATGGTGCAATGGACATATGAAAATGCCAAACGCTGCGCTGCGCTTGCAGATGTAATCGTGGCCACAGATAGCATGGAAGTAGCTGAAATCATTACAAAAATTGGTGGAAAGGCAGAATTGACCGATCCGGCGCTGCCAACTGGCTCTGAACGAGTAGCAGCTGTTGCCGAGCGCTATCCCGATACCGATGTCGTCATCAACCTGCAAGGTGATGAACCTTTTATTCAACCGCGCATGCTGGAACAACTGATTTCGCCTTATTTGTCCGGCGAAATGCCGGACATGACGACCTTGGCTTATCCGCTGGAAAAAGATAAATATCATGAGCCAGGATCAGTCAAAGTCATCACTGACTTGCATCATAACGCGATTTATTTTTCACGCTCACCCATTCCTTATTACCGCACTGACCATCATGCACCTGTTTACAACCACATGGGTGTTTATGCGTTTCGCCGTGACTTTTTAATGCAATATAGAACGCTGCCACAAACGCCGCTTGAAAAAACCGAAAGCCTGGAACAGCTTCGTGTACTGGAACATGGTTATAAAATCCGCGTTTGCCTAACCGAAGACAAGACCTTGGAAATTAACACGCCGGAAGAATATGCACTGGCACAACATTTTGAATACAAGCATCAATAA
- a CDS encoding alpha/beta fold hydrolase, producing the protein MKIKISRTNVSPVRLNVEVKSQGKLGDRPVAFILPGGPGADHTPYLSYACLQGVADLVFHDPRGCGQSNKDNPAGYTLNTYIDDVESIRQALSLDKIIVIGKSYGSMCALGYALRYPDNVEKLVLSAGAPSYRFPDTAKRNLKRKGTPEQIKVCEKLWAGKFSNRDELLTYFQLTQPLYSVRVKQQKSPDLIYKSKQFSYEVLNEGFKNDFWHFDYEAQLPKVTCPTLILAGRHDWINDVSHAEFMAARIPYSRLHVFENASHAMEVDAAEEYFQTIADFITL; encoded by the coding sequence ATGAAAATAAAAATTAGCCGTACGAATGTATCGCCAGTTAGATTAAATGTGGAAGTAAAGAGCCAAGGCAAACTGGGCGATCGACCGGTCGCCTTTATCCTGCCGGGTGGGCCGGGTGCTGATCACACTCCTTATCTTAGTTATGCCTGCCTGCAGGGAGTGGCCGATCTTGTTTTTCACGACCCTCGCGGCTGCGGCCAAAGTAATAAAGATAATCCTGCGGGCTATACGCTTAACACTTACATAGACGATGTAGAATCTATTCGGCAGGCTTTGTCGCTTGATAAAATTATTGTGATTGGCAAATCATACGGTTCCATGTGTGCCCTGGGTTATGCTCTGCGTTATCCGGATAACGTGGAAAAACTCGTGTTGTCGGCAGGCGCGCCTTCTTATCGTTTTCCGGATACGGCAAAGCGGAACCTCAAGCGAAAGGGTACACCTGAACAGATCAAGGTATGCGAAAAATTATGGGCCGGCAAATTTAGCAATCGAGATGAATTGCTGACTTACTTTCAACTGACCCAACCGCTTTATTCCGTCAGGGTGAAGCAGCAAAAAAGCCCCGATCTTATTTACAAAAGCAAACAATTTTCCTATGAAGTGCTGAATGAAGGATTTAAAAACGACTTCTGGCATTTTGATTATGAAGCGCAGCTGCCGAAGGTTACGTGTCCAACGCTTATCCTTGCGGGTAGGCATGACTGGATAAACGATGTGAGTCATGCCGAATTCATGGCGGCGCGTATTCCTTATAGTCGCCTGCATGTTTTTGAAAATGCGAGCCATGCGATGGAAGTGGACGCGGCTGAAGAATATTTTCAGACCATTGCCGATTTTATTACTTTATAG
- a CDS encoding diguanylate cyclase domain-containing protein: MKLHLKVLIILASIWAAIFLIIYVYSMSTLMNGYVKLEQQQLVHDIEQTRKTLNNMLSSLTLLTADWSNWDDAYDFMSNKNSEFIRSNISFTTFQNAKINFILFFLPSGKLFYGQYYDLKEKKFAPLPRELVTYLESFLAQEKHKHNKVGLIKTQSSIVALSALPILTSEGKDPARGILVMGYNFNTNHIEQLSDIISMQVGFIPLPIPQHDLFTQTVYANLKSGEPYYIATRNEDIIAGYTFVNSIENVPLGILAVESPRTLYQEGVKTIHYYLVIVLGIGVLLLLMIWYLLKIFVLDRVINVSQQIINISSESKFSERIKISGRDELGEMVAAVNSLMEIIELTQEQLKYRLFLRTEELERLSNLNKNLYTEMTRQKEIEVKLREGEKILRQMAYYDALTGLPNRLFFNEILQKMIAKSERDGTGIAIMFLDADKLKNINDTYGHDVGDKFLQHTAQQLKNSIKGSDVAARLAGDEFIVCLSNIRGRALINKVAEKILHNISTPLYLDNIPIVSTFSIGISIFPEDGTTIEELEKHADLAMYYAKKQTGSAYCYYIDVANKMIEG; encoded by the coding sequence ATGAAATTGCATCTCAAGGTACTGATTATTCTGGCAAGTATTTGGGCTGCGATTTTTTTGATTATCTATGTTTATTCCATGTCCACCCTGATGAACGGTTATGTGAAGCTTGAACAGCAGCAGCTTGTACATGATATCGAACAAACCCGCAAGACATTGAATAACATGCTTTCTTCTCTTACCCTTTTAACCGCTGACTGGTCAAATTGGGATGATGCCTATGATTTCATGAGCAATAAAAATAGCGAATTTATCCGCTCGAACATTTCTTTTACCACTTTTCAGAACGCAAAAATAAACTTTATTCTATTCTTTCTTCCTTCCGGAAAATTATTTTATGGTCAATATTATGATTTAAAGGAAAAAAAGTTTGCGCCGCTTCCCCGCGAGCTGGTTACATATCTGGAATCTTTTCTAGCACAAGAGAAACATAAACATAATAAAGTCGGGCTCATCAAAACACAGAGCAGCATTGTTGCCCTGAGCGCTCTCCCTATATTAACGAGTGAAGGGAAAGACCCCGCACGCGGCATACTGGTAATGGGTTATAATTTCAACACAAACCATATAGAGCAGTTATCCGACATAATAAGTATGCAAGTCGGGTTTATTCCTCTCCCCATCCCTCAGCATGATTTGTTTACGCAAACAGTTTATGCAAACCTGAAAAGCGGGGAGCCTTATTATATTGCAACGCGCAATGAAGACATTATCGCCGGTTATACCTTTGTAAACAGCATCGAGAATGTACCACTCGGGATCCTCGCCGTCGAATCGCCAAGAACACTTTATCAGGAAGGGGTCAAAACCATTCACTACTATCTAGTCATTGTGCTAGGTATAGGGGTTTTACTCCTTCTCATGATCTGGTACCTGCTAAAAATATTTGTACTGGACCGGGTTATCAATGTCAGCCAGCAAATCATTAATATCAGCTCAGAAAGTAAATTCTCCGAGCGCATCAAAATCTCCGGCAGGGATGAATTAGGGGAAATGGTAGCAGCGGTCAATTCTCTGATGGAGATTATTGAACTTACGCAGGAACAATTGAAATACCGTCTCTTTTTGCGGACTGAGGAATTAGAGCGCCTCTCGAACCTCAATAAAAACCTCTACACTGAAATGACACGCCAAAAGGAGATTGAAGTAAAACTGCGCGAGGGTGAAAAAATTTTGAGGCAAATGGCCTACTATGACGCGCTGACGGGCTTACCCAACCGTCTTTTTTTTAATGAGATCCTGCAGAAGATGATCGCCAAGTCAGAACGCGATGGTACGGGAATTGCCATCATGTTTCTGGACGCGGATAAGCTAAAAAATATTAACGATACATATGGACATGACGTCGGCGACAAGTTTTTACAGCATACCGCGCAGCAGTTAAAAAACTCCATCAAGGGAAGCGATGTAGCTGCCCGCCTGGCAGGCGATGAGTTTATTGTTTGCCTAAGTAATATCAGGGGAAGGGCATTGATTAACAAAGTCGCTGAAAAAATATTACATAATATTTCTACTCCGCTTTACCTGGATAACATACCTATTGTGTCTACCTTCAGCATTGGCATCAGCATCTTTCCTGAAGATGGTACAACCATTGAGGAGCTGGAAAAACACGCTGATCTTGCAATGTACTATGCAAAAAAGCAGACCGGCAGCGCATATTGTTACTACATCGACGTAGCGAACAAGATGATCGAAGGCTAA
- a CDS encoding septal ring lytic transglycosylase RlpA family protein has translation MYKATFSFIFLFIFLLLGGCKTMNGEMNEASADPSSDASHYRVRGKTYHVMKTGKNYQAQGKASWYGAKFNKKRTSSGERYNMYKYTAAHRTLPLSTYVLVTNLVNGRQVVVKVNDRGPFVSNRLIDLSYAAAKKIGMVGMGTAKVDVKAIDTPVG, from the coding sequence ATGTATAAAGCTACTTTTTCTTTTATCTTTCTCTTTATTTTCCTTTTGCTAGGCGGTTGTAAAACCATGAACGGTGAAATGAACGAAGCCTCTGCTGACCCCTCGAGCGATGCAAGCCATTACCGTGTAAGAGGAAAAACCTATCATGTCATGAAAACTGGTAAAAACTACCAAGCACAGGGTAAAGCTTCCTGGTATGGGGCAAAATTTAACAAAAAAAGAACTTCGAGCGGTGAACGCTATAATATGTATAAATACACAGCTGCCCATCGAACATTACCTTTATCCACTTATGTTTTGGTAACCAATCTGGTCAATGGGCGGCAGGTCGTCGTCAAAGTCAATGACCGTGGCCCATTTGTATCAAATAGGTTAATTGATCTATCCTATGCTGCTGCCAAAAAAATTGGCATGGTAGGCATGGGGACCGCAAAGGTTGATGTAAAAGCTATTGATACCCCTGTTGGCTAG
- the fabV gene encoding enoyl-ACP reductase FabV: MIIQPKIRGFICTTAHPEGCKKAVEEQVNYVKSKGAFSGPKNVLVIGASTGYGLASRIVATFGAGAKTIGVFFEKEADEKRTASPGWYNSAAFEQLAHQHHYYAKSLNGDAFSKEMKERAADLIRRDMKQVDLIVYSLASPRRVHPETGHAFSSTLKPIGKSFTGKTIDAFRGEVKEVTIEPATEEEVANTVAVMGGEDWEMWIDFLAKEKLLAEGVKTVAYSYLGPELTHAIYKEGTIGKAKEHLKMTADKLSQKLKNLQGEAVVSVDKAVVTQASAAIPVVPLYISLLFKIMKEKGTHEGCIEQIYRLFKDHLYASHPPARDAEGYIRIDDLEMDPEVQQQIAELWPRITTENLAQLTDVKGYCDDFYRLFGFNLEGVDYNAEVDPVVKIGSINTDAVTDR, translated from the coding sequence ATGATTATACAGCCAAAAATTCGCGGATTTATTTGTACAACCGCTCATCCTGAGGGTTGCAAGAAAGCAGTGGAAGAGCAGGTCAACTATGTTAAATCAAAAGGAGCCTTTTCTGGCCCCAAAAATGTGCTGGTGATCGGTGCATCAACAGGATACGGGCTTGCCAGCAGGATCGTTGCCACCTTCGGTGCGGGAGCAAAAACAATAGGTGTTTTTTTTGAAAAAGAAGCGGACGAAAAACGTACCGCCTCGCCGGGTTGGTACAACTCCGCAGCTTTCGAACAGCTGGCTCACCAGCACCATTATTATGCGAAAAGTCTTAACGGTGATGCCTTTTCTAAGGAAATGAAAGAACGTGCTGCTGACCTGATACGCAGGGACATGAAGCAGGTAGACTTGATTGTATATAGTCTTGCCTCACCTCGTCGCGTACATCCTGAAACCGGCCATGCTTTTTCATCAACGCTTAAACCCATCGGCAAATCATTTACAGGCAAGACGATTGATGCGTTTCGTGGTGAAGTGAAAGAAGTCACCATTGAACCCGCAACGGAAGAAGAAGTGGCGAACACCGTTGCTGTAATGGGTGGTGAGGATTGGGAAATGTGGATTGATTTCCTTGCCAAGGAAAAGTTGTTGGCAGAGGGTGTAAAAACAGTTGCCTATTCCTATCTGGGTCCTGAATTGACGCATGCCATCTATAAGGAAGGCACTATTGGCAAGGCCAAAGAACATTTAAAAATGACAGCTGACAAATTGAGTCAGAAACTGAAAAATCTGCAGGGCGAAGCGGTGGTTTCGGTGGATAAAGCAGTTGTAACGCAGGCGAGTGCCGCGATTCCTGTCGTGCCGCTTTATATTTCGCTTCTTTTTAAGATCATGAAAGAAAAGGGTACCCACGAGGGATGCATTGAGCAAATCTATCGCTTATTTAAAGATCATCTTTATGCTTCGCATCCACCCGCACGTGATGCAGAGGGCTATATTCGTATTGATGATCTGGAAATGGATCCAGAAGTTCAACAGCAGATTGCAGAGCTCTGGCCGCGCATCACGACAGAAAATCTGGCGCAGTTAACCGACGTCAAAGGTTATTGTGATGACTTCTATCGTCTGTTTGGTTTCAACCTTGAAGGTGTTGACTATAACGCAGAGGTGGATCCTGTAGTGAAGATAGGCTCCATTAATACGGATGCAGTAACGGATAGGTAA